From Anopheles arabiensis isolate DONGOLA chromosome 3, AaraD3, whole genome shotgun sequence, a single genomic window includes:
- the LOC120904250 gene encoding uncharacterized protein LOC120904250, with protein sequence MMRWLQYFVVLFVILDTCTVRGDFGLKIAVSGSSVLEQYALRIRDDCNLIETTSGEIVLDGPSVALNEAAVALKTMFDQIVFYVKPIGLSVATLAADDVGPVETVFNNANKTIVAFAAFINSSAPALLATIQTKVSYNVRLELNNILNSLKTSTADLGSALSALRTGVISARNNNATSTNVSNYVKPSMVSLAQTKTLLVSTDLSAPSFSAVESARTINQANLGIQIGISIESGTMLTEMWEGMLLKDYERINASLQQVTTLVAREVPLVSGQIAQFDSTYSPLTSVLSAKYSEINSVYGNVTNGTADNVLNAYKTLVSSAIGYIKALIESFYPPIKPVITRLAEVLIQRGKNSDFCYESYYPMVEQYLLSGQLSIITCLNTELEREKYLLEALLEINYQLQFFLEDANAYLKTCYRISQFDNPLTSQCLQEHKDFSDLIPCTAIKEYATMLQLLCKEVDSLLFRLWSCVSRDTIRFPLEAKDILVQVNMCALFGTT encoded by the exons ATGATGCGTTGGTTACAATACTTTGTAGTGCTGTTTGTGATTCTTGAC ACTTGCACCGTTCGAGGAGACTTTGGCCTTAAGATAGCAGTTTCGGGATCATCCGTCCTCGAGCAGTACGCTCTTCGAATTCGGGATGACTGTAATCTTATCGAAACCACGTCCGGAGAGATCGTGCTGGATGGACCGTCGGTCGCATTGAACGAGGCCGCTGTAGCGCTCAAGACAATGTTCGATCAGATTGTGTTCTATGTGAAACCGATCGGCCTGTCCGTCGCTACGTTGGCCGCGGATGATGTGGGCCCGGTTGAAACAGTGTTCAACAACGCGAATAAGACGATTGTCGCTTTCGCTGCCTTCATTAATAGCTCAGCACCAGCTCTTCTCGCCACAATCCAGACCAAAGTAAGCTATAACGTGCGATTGGAACTGAACAATATCCTGAACTCTCTGAAGACCTCAACGGCCGATCTTGGTAGTGCGTTGAGTGCGCTGCGTACCGGTGTGATTAGTGCACGGAATAATAACGCAACCTCGACCAACGTTTCGAACTATGTGAAGCCCTCGATGGTGTCACTGGCACAAACCAAGACACTTTTAGTTTCCACCGACCTATCGGCACCGTCGTTCTCCGCTGTCGAATCGGCCCGCACTATCAATCAGGCGAATTTGGGTATCCAGATTGGTATCTCGATTGAAAGCGGCACCATGCTGACCGAGATGTGGGAAGGCATGCTGCTGAAGGATTACGAGCGCATTAACGCCTCTTTGCAGCAGGTGACAACGCTTGTCGCAAGAGAAGTTCCGCTGGTCAGTGGGCAGATTGCACAGTTTGACTCGACGTACAGTCCGCTGACGAGCGTGCTCAGTGCCAAGTACAGTGAGATCAATTCGGTGTACGGTAACGTGACTAACGGCACCGCAGATAATGTTCTCAATGCGTACAAAACGCTCGTCTCCTCTGCCATCGGGTACATCAAGGCGCTGATAGAAAGTTTCTACCCACCGATCAAGCCTGTCATTACACGGCTAGCGGAGGTTTTGATACAGCGCGGGAAAAACAGTGACTTTTGCTACGAATCTTACTACCCGATGGTGGAGCAGTATCTGTTATCGGGCCAGCTGAGCATCATCACGTGCCTGAATACGGAGCTGGAGCGTGAAAAGTACCTGCTAGAGGCGCTGCTGGAGATTAACTATCAACTGCAGTTCTTCCTGGAGGATGCGAACGCGTATCTGAAGACGTGCTACCGAATATCTCAGTTTGATAATCCGCTGACTTCGCAATGTCTTCAAGAG CACAAGGACTTCTCGGACCTTATTCCATGCACGGCTATCAAGGAGTACGCTACCATGCTTCAGCTGCTGTGCAAAGAGGTGGACTCGCTACTCTTCAGACTGTGGTCCTGTGTGTCCCGCGACACGATACGGTTCCCACTCGAGGCAAAAGACATACTGGTTCAGGTTAACATGTGCGCTCTGTTTGGTACGACTTAA